From the Daucus carota subsp. sativus chromosome 8, DH1 v3.0, whole genome shotgun sequence genome, one window contains:
- the LOC108192694 gene encoding ABC transporter G family member 37-like isoform X1, protein MERMTSWFCRILLLRRLRLRLKTLISSRRSQTLIHLKDSPNFKQKNTRAVFPFKPMTITFENVQYFVDTPKKMREKGYQQRFSITGSFQPAVLTALMGVMQLLSDHNCLIPDGGLH, encoded by the exons ATGGAGAGAATGACGAGTTGGTTTTGCAGGATACTTTTGCTCAGGAGACTGCGGTTACGGTTGAAGACCCTAATAT CTTCAAGAAGATCTCAGACTCTCATTCACTTAAAAGACTCTCCAAACTTCAAGCAAAAGAATACTC GGGCGGTGTTTCCATTCAAGCCAATGACAATTACATTTGAGAATGTGCAATATTTTGTTGATACTCCAAAG AAAATGAGAGAGAAAGGTTATCAACAAAGGTTCTCAATTACAGGATCGTTTCAGCCTGCAGTGCTGACAGCTTTGATGGGTGTTATGCAACTACTGTCAG ATCATAATTGTCTTATTCCGGATGGTGGTCTCCATTAA
- the LOC108192694 gene encoding ABC transporter G family member 37-like isoform X2, with translation MERMTSWFCRILLLRRLRLRLKTLISSRRSQTLIHLKDSPNFKQKNTRAVFPFKPMTITFENVQYFVDTPKKMREKGYQQRFSITGSFQPAVLTALMGVMQLLSGSYI, from the exons ATGGAGAGAATGACGAGTTGGTTTTGCAGGATACTTTTGCTCAGGAGACTGCGGTTACGGTTGAAGACCCTAATAT CTTCAAGAAGATCTCAGACTCTCATTCACTTAAAAGACTCTCCAAACTTCAAGCAAAAGAATACTC GGGCGGTGTTTCCATTCAAGCCAATGACAATTACATTTGAGAATGTGCAATATTTTGTTGATACTCCAAAG AAAATGAGAGAGAAAGGTTATCAACAAAGGTTCTCAATTACAGGATCGTTTCAGCCTGCAGTGCTGACAGCTTTGATGGGTGTTATGCAACTACTGTCAG GATCTTATATCTGA